The genomic stretch cacgcaatcaatatcgATGCCAGTTACTAgtgccatatggattacacggaaacatgcacctctctgggacttacctgccgagttggtgggcacccagttgagggtaaagaccccacttaccctacctagagggtgatgacgacaagTTACCGGTACTACAacagtttttgtttattttttttttAAATCCAGTTTTAAAGATAAAATATGCACAATGTTGTTGGCATTGTTTGCACTGGTGATTCTTACAGTATAATTGCTGGGAACaaacatgtgtgcatgtgtgtcattCACTACGACTGTTAATTTAGCCAAGCTTGATAAATTACAAGTCTACAAGTTACCGAGTCAACAAAAGTATACTATTCATCATGTACTAAACAAAGTTGTTATTGGTCAGaataacgtgtgtgtgtgtgtgtgtgtgtgtgtgtgtgtgtgtgtgtgtgtgtgtgtgtgtgtgtgtgtgtgtgtgtgtgtgtgtgtgtgtgtgtgtgtactatgATACCCTCTGACAGCCGGCTAGACCTCTGATCACGATCTACAAAGATCTACATACTAATCCAAACAAGTACCAACATAGTGCTTCCCAGTATCAACTGTATGTCATCcgtcatcaacatcaactggCTTTACTGTCCTCCTATGATCTAGTTAGCAAACACAACTGACCTTCAATTTGTGCCTGTAAATTCTGTACAATACAAATGAGCTGTACAAGTGTCAGCTGCTTGAGTGCTTGTCGTTTTAACGGTTTACTTCGTCTCTGTTCAAATTGTTCTCTTGAAGTGAGAATTCGGGAGTGAATACTTTGTGATGCAGTCTCTCTACCTTTCTCTTGTTCATCACTAAACAAAGCAGATGCTGCTACTGATGACAATGGGGATAGAACGGGTGATGCAGAATCCGAATGAAATGGGTTTGCTCGCATTTCCATTCGATCCAGTCTTTCATTTTGAGTCTCCTCTTGTACCAGTTCAGCTTTTTCTTCAACGATTGTAGTTTCAATTTCTCTCCTCTCATCACATCTTACTTCACTGACGTTTCTATTGCTGCACGCCATCTCTCCCTGTACGTTCCTCCTCTCTAATTCTATCTGCTGCCTCGTATCATCTTGTAACGGCGATCTCCCGGTCTCCTCCCCACTGCTTTCGAGCATGTCGTCATCAACAAAGACCAACTGGAGACCTGTCTGTCGATGGCATTTCGACAGCATACTGTCTGGTTTCGGACTTCCATTTCCACCAGCGATGTCCTCACTGGTGGTGCTCACTCTATTTggatcacacacactcataaaGTGCCTATCGGTCAATGCCTCTGTTGCATCGAGAGCCTCGAGTTTCATTTCAGTAGCAGCCCATCCTAACGTTAACATTTCAGTTGGACTGAGACTTGAATGACGATGAGACGCATGATCTAAGTCTGGTCCATCTTCGTCTTCATCTTCATTTTGCACTGCCAGCAGTTCTTCATCTACATCATTCTCGAGTTCAGAAAAACTCGGAGGTTTCAGTGGATATCGCTGTGAGGGTAAGACGTCTTCGGAACGATTGGAACTAGATATAGCAAACGACGTGTTTTCACTGTAAAGCAAGTTGTCCTGATTAGAAACCTTGACATCAAATATCATTGTAGGTGAATCGTTGCCATGGCTATCATCTTGACTATGCGATCTCTCTTGTCTTGTGGTAGAATCCAGCATGCTACTCTCGACAAGCGGAAAACCATCATTTACCATTGAATGTTCCATTTCTTCCTGTGAGTTTTCTGACGGTTCCATATGATTTTCTGCCACTTGTTCATGTCTTTCAATGACactgtctctctctgtttgttcatgCTCTTTATTCCCGAGTTCCACCGACCTGTCACTAGTTCTTACACTAATTCGCTTGTCTGTGGTCTCTTCGGCTATCATCTCATTACTTTGATTCAGTGCTGTCTTTCTCCTCTTGTATTCTCTCCATGTTCTCTGTATCCTAGCAACACATACAATACCCAATCGTTTCCTCTGTGCACAGGATAAGCTACAACCACATTTACCTAATGACGTGTGTATTTAGCCTTAAGTCTCGGTTATGACGCTTGATTTGGTCTTCCTCAACTTCCACTTTGAGACGATGCCTGACAACATGATTCTGACATGTACAAGTGGTAAGTACAAATAAAAACGTGTCTCACATTTCCACTAATAGCTCTCCCTCCTCAACTTGCTGTAACTGCTTCATAAGCCTCTCCTGCTCGTCCTACCAAGTACAACAGAAACTTACCCGACTGCAACGGCCAATGTGAAATCGAATGTTTTTCTGAATTAAGATAATTATAGAAGAACCTAATGTTATGTAACTAGAAGGAACATCTGTGTCTCATATACCCTATAAGACAAAATATTGGCAGGGAGTTTATTTTGGtagattggcggatttttcagcgaccgccaatataaattcTGCCAATAATTTACATTAtcttgacgtcatcacccacgttCATCAGGCATTGATAATGGCGGTAACAATGGCAACCACATAGGAATcatgtgggttctgttcttcACGTTTACACAGGAATTCTTCATCAATAGTTACAGACCTGGAAGCCACAGAAATGTGATGGCCAACTGCAAACTCCCCCATGACGGCCACGTGTCAAGTGGGTGAAGACTAGGGTTGACGTCCAatgccaaaataaaatccgccaatattcttttctgtcaatttcttagcaaaccgccaaaataaactcCTGCCAATATTCATCTTTTACTGTATGTTAAATCTCGTTACTTTGACAATTAGAGCAATGTTATGGAATATTATGGTCATGTGAAACAATAGCTTTGTCCACTTTtaatagatagattttacaatTCAATATGTTTAGTAGCCTGCTTGGAAGCAAAATAGTGTCTAAATTCATAATACTTTACGAAAAGTCAATCATTTCTTCAGagggctcatagctgtggaagcaaaGGTGAAACCACaacttcaattactagttaatattaaaatattacaaaAATAACTGAGCATCCTGTATATCATACGGCAGAATTTGTTGGATATTCATACTAGTTCATCAGCATATTCATAGTCTACATCCTTGACTATACAGTATACTATAGGAAACTTGTGTGTCATTCCATACTCAGTTGTATAAATCGACTGCAAACTCGAGGCAGCAGTCAAACACAAGTCATACAAGACCATTGCAGACTtcaattgcaaacaaacacacaaagtgTATTGCATAAAATGCTTTAATTGATCTCcaaatgcatttgtttgcTAATACCATGAAGTTTTCAACATCACATGCCCTCAAAATGATTTCCAATACCTGCAACACTGCAGTCAAAAAATTATCCAAGTTTACACAATTTCTATAATGCCCACTGTGATCAACCACAGATAGAATGTGATCATCACCAACTCTCCTTACCCCTCCTGCTTGTTCCTACCAGTAGATTATGATATCATAATCTCCAAAAGCCAAGCCACCACGTACATCAGGAAACAATACCGGCTCCAAACTGTGTAATACATAGACTGGCCAAGTCTAGCTAACACACATTTAGGATGAATATGCACACCAGGTATCGCGTTTCTACTCTCATGCATAACCCAAGGCCATCCTATCACTAACCCTCAGTGATCCAGTGTATTAGTGGTCTGAACCTCTAAGGTAATATCTCGACAAGTGATACAGCATAGAGCAGTAGGAAAAGTGCAAATAATATGAGAGAAATCCACGTCAAACAATACAAGTCACTGCATCGCAATCTGACCTGCTCGAACTGCTTGTAAAGCCTTGAAACGTACTGTTTTCGAGCAAGATAGCCCCTATAGTGCGCCTGTATGGTCGTGGCCGCCGTCTCTTCGTCACTGACGGAAGCAACCTGAGACAGAGAcatgaccacgcccaccccACATTATACCCTCGCATGTTTTCTCACAGCTGGCATGATCCGTTCAGCGAGAACAGGGTCCATGGCCTGCGAACGATAGGATGAAGATGATACGGTGCACCGATTGACGCAGTGGTTGATGTGGTTTTACCTTCATGATGTTCTTTGTCCTCGCCAGGTGATCTTTTTCTATAGCATCGAGATCTGGTTCAAGTAGAGTGTCATCATTGCCGTCTCCTCTATAGAATCCGTTGGCCACATCGGACATAGTCATGGAAACCCGGATTGCGCATAGAAGTCCCGGACAACGCGACctcaaactaattaattaattaatattggagtagacagatagagatgacaaacaggtaggtaaacagacaaacaagtacgcaacaacacaagcaagcatcAGACACATTAGCTTCAATTAGTTTATTTGTTGAAAACTTggacacttaattaatttcttgaAACAACTTTGCTGTTACATTTTGAAGAGTCACAGAAAAACTTACAATTTCaaatcacaccacacacacacacacacacacacacacacacacacacacacaccagcaaaaTGAAAGAAGGGTGacaaaaaagaaaagaaaaatgcACATATAAGAAGGAAGAAAGAAGGAACGATGAGACAAAAAATGTTACCATACAATGGACACACAATAAACAGCTCTGCAATTTCTATTGCAACACAACGTTGATATACAGCGACTTTAGACACCATACGCTGAGAAGGCCGATGTAGATCCAGTCCACGGCAGGACACTCTACCTACAGTGTACAGTGGCTCTCAGCAAGCAATTGTAACACAAGTCCTTATCACACCCAATCATAAACCCTTTGTTCTATATGTTCATCTATGAATGTAAAACTAGTTGCGCTAAAAGTCCTTGAACATTTGCTGTAATTTGAGAGCAACAGGCGGGGCTTTGTACCATTCATCCTCCTGATATTGATCGAAATTCCTTGTATCTCCAGCATGTTCAACACGAGGGACTATCGGTGCCTGAAATCAAGGTTTGAACATGGTAAGTGTCTTATGCTCTTGATCTCAGCTATGTGTTACTTTTAGTTTGCGTTGAGGTACCACATCCCAATTCTCAATTTCACGGAAGAACTTATGCTTTCGAACGTCTTCTGCTCCATTCTACACAAAAGTCAAATATGTTAGTTACAGCTGTAATAACgaacatcaacatcaagatCTAATTGGTAAAGGACtgttacagtatactgtattaCATAACAAACATTTCATATAATCTTATGTATCCAGCTAGAAAGAGTCTGATGCAGTTCTATACAACTGCTTATACCTCGTTTAGACGAGGACGGACAATAAGCCGAGCCGAGCTGTGCCGCGCCAGCCAAGCATTCCAGCCTGCATTTACACAACACCCTGTGGAAGGAAGCAAATGCTTTTAATGGGCGTGtcattaacgtgcgttagttatTTGCAATTGACATAGCTCgcgttagctcacgtttgcaatggacagtAACTGAGCCATATTGAGAAATGCGTAAGATGCATACGAGACGTTGTACAATTCATCGTAGTAGGTCTATCGCCGAGCGACTGTTGCTGCAATGAACTTCAAGAgatttgttttgcacatcttGGTCACTCCACAATCGAATAAGACAGAGAGTGTCCATCTCGCTCCATGCCATtttgtaccaaatgagcatgtgTGGCTCGTATTCCAGAACACTATGCGTTTACATGATGTACTTGGCCCGGCACAACCCACGTTTATGCGTACCATATAAACTGAGCCAGCATGGGCTGGCCCGCTTACAAGTACTTGTGTAAACAGGGTATTTGTTCAACTTTAGCTCACAGTTTGACAAGAATCCACAACATCAACAATTGTATTCAACTGCATCGTACTCTTCCCATTGGAAGTTACAGACACAATAGATgagactaattaattaattaagcagacaCTATAATACACTTGGAGTCCTCCACTTAGCTCAACAATTTATTCAGCCATGATCTATCTCAAAGTCATGTCATCCAAATGTGTACATACTCTTGTAAAAGCTGTGACCAGACCAACATGTACTACCCACCCTTGAGGCTGCCTCAATCTGACTTCCCACATAGGGAGATTAGCCAAATAAGTCCTCATCACCACTAATGGCCTCATGACCCTGGGAATTACAGAACAGCAAGAAAACCAATGAAGAATTTAAGCAACTGGGCAAAGGAACACTAGAGATTGATAATAAAGTGAACATCTGCAAATTAAAAAGAGACGTGAAAAATCCAATGCAGTTGCTGACAACAGTCCCTATCTAAACAAGCTGACAGAGAGCAGGTTGAACAACTACACGTTTTGAACTAAAGTAGTTACTGCAACAGCAATATTTAAATTAGACAAACACCATGCTAAGTGTTGTGCACCATATGTAATGTCATTAGAGTTTGTCTTAGAGGTGCAAGGTCATTGTGGACATGCGCACTGCAGCCCTTTGAAAAGGGTgaactttttcaaacactcagtaaccgcAAGGACTTAGacgctctaatttgcactgaaggcaacgctgactgaagtctctctatagcctaaattggaacgatcaagacgttgcagtatAGGTTACGTTAGACCGTGACTCTGGTAGCTAAATTCTAAGCTTTTTACATGTACTTCTCAGATTTTTTCTTCTAAACCTCAAACtaaggttgctacactgcagtttcggTAAAATTCGAGAAGCACCCTCGCACTTTGAGCCAGATTGGATGGAGTTCCTAACGCTCTGCATGTGACCAGAGAGCACTTGTCACATTCCTGTAAGCTGCATCTGGGGTAGTcacgtctttctctcagagtaATGAAGCGaactcagttcacagtgagcagCAAAACTTTGTATTGCTTAAAGCTTACATTGCTGCCATGCCCGTCAATCAACACCTAAATAGCCaattttgcagtagttttgtcTATTGACCTTTGCTCATGCGCAACATACAACATTggaagggcttactggcgatcgaaactgattttcttgccaggacacttgaacatatgttacgtACAATAGCTAAGATGCAAAAGCTACCTTAATTAAGATCGGCTCAAGTGGGCATGTCCGaccgtgaccctgcacctttaattaaattaagatgCAGACGTAAACCAAAGTGTCAACTCAGTAGTGAGGTGACAGTCcacaaaattaaaacaaattatCTCACAAACAGGACATATAGGACATGTTGAATCCaaatgtgacacacacaccacacacacacacacacacacacacacacacacacacacacacggatatgcccttcagaaaGTTCCAAAGATAGCACCCGCTGCCTATTTCAAAGTAGGGACCCCAGCACTACTCGGAGTTTTAGGCTGCGCGCTGACAAACCCCTTGatgcgtggccagagcatcaaagggcactgactttggcgcagccaAAAGACTAGACCTCACGTCCACACGTACCTGTCTATACCGcagttctgccaagccagcggtctagtccacccccagtcaaagaccaggtactcatctatactcctgtgtcaagaaaggcaattgtgtgtgaatttcttgcccaaggaaattacgtctgtactcgtctGCGAACCTAAGACCTCAACGTCCCAGATGTTACCATTCttcaaatgcaactctctaaccaactgagctacagacgccacacacacacacacacacacacacacacacacacacacacacacacacacacgcgcatgcacacacacacacacacacacatgcacacgcacgcatgcatgcacgcacacacacacacacacacacacacacacacacacacacacacacacacacacacacacacacatgtcagTCTTCCTGGTCAGCTGTGTATCACAAGAAACCAGACTAGGGAATAACTTATGAATTAATTACATAAACTGTAAGCCAGTCCAGAGCCAATGTCATTACTCTCAAGGAAGTGTCACAAGAAGCTGAAACCCCATCTCTGACACTATAGTCAGTTAGCTTCACAACTGCTAGAAAGATGCTAGAGTTGGCCTGTGACACATTTTTCACTAAACGTGCTGACACAGTTTTAGGACAACAATGTGTTAATAAACATTGGATTCAACATCTTCCCAGAAAGGTTTATGTACATTTTGCATTTCAATGACTTCTTTTCTTTCCCTGGTGGTTAGCTAGAATCTGCTCTTTACATCAGATTTAGCAACAATGCTTAGACCGACATTTCGCATTTACTCAACATGTCAATGAGCTCTCTGTAAAGCTAAGACTAGATTCCAATACAATAAGGGCTGTGATATGAAAAGGTAACTGAAtcacatcatcatcacaaaTTGCATCATAATCATGTGTCACATGTGCCAGACAGGTGGGTGGATACCTAAACCGATGAGATGGAGAGTGGGCAAGAAATGTACCTACAAGTACCTACAACAAATTTAAACTGCTAAATATCTCTTCCATAATCATGGACTGCAAATGTACATTGAAACTTCCAAATAACAATCTGTTGCTACACACCAAACTTCAGATTTAGTGACACTTTGAATTTACAGATTACAAGACTTCAAGAGTGCATTCAATTTACAATTCTGGAACTGAAACTCAGGAGCATCACAAGACTGCTAGAACTATTGAAACAGCCAGCAACTGGTGCTAATCTAGGAACTGGAAATGCCGCAGGGCATGCGCAATTACGTCACcactgttgctgctgttgtgggCTTCTGTAACACTCTTTGCAAATCAGATGACAAAATAAAGAATACCATAAATGTCAAACACGCAAACATCTAGAACTCTGGTGTGCACGATAGGCGAGGCAATTCCAGCTGTTCAATGTCTAGAGGTTGAACTGCTGGAACTGAAACTGTGACAAACCAAGAACAGTGTGCAAGAAACCTCCTATTTCTAatgcataaacaaataaattgaATCAAGAACTAAGTTTGCTCAAATTGATTCACAACTAGATTTGCTTTGAGTTGTTGAAATTTAATGTGAAAGACGTAACAGCACTAACACAGAAGTCTAGATTAtctagtacatgtacacaaacaccacaacaGCAAAGTACATCTCTGTCTGGGCTACTTTGCACTGTAAAGTACAGACATGTTCAATGCTACAAGAACACTACAATTGCAAGACAATTCACGATTGCATTCGTCCAAGTAAAATGACGTGCTTAAGATCTACCTCATCTCTACCTGGATGTAGAAAGTAAAACTCGCAGCAAATGTAACTAACACGTTACATTCAGAGTCTACAAACAACGTAAAGATTCCATTCCACATAGAATCTACCAGTCTCATGAAATACATACCAATTGTGTTCAGGGGTGCGtttgattgggctcttccagcctcaaGAGGCTCCATGTGCACGCCCCTTTTTCCAACTTCTACAACTCTGCTGCTATGGTTGGAAAAGCCAACTCTACAAACTCTGCTGCTGGTTGGCAAGCCCCTCTTCCAGTGCAGAGCTGGAAGAGGTTGGACGAGGCGCGTGGTCAGgctcttccagactcttcGGGAAGAGGCTGAAAGAGGCCAGTCAAACGCACCCCAGATTACATACACAGCAGTATCTTATGTTATactaaatttcaaaatttgtatgcaaatttatccAGGTCACACAGCTATGACAACCCACATTACTTGCTCCACAACTTTTGCATCTAACCACAACCAAATGCTTCATTTGACCATCAATAAATAAGCCAAATGGTAAATGGGTTGTGCCAGGATTTTACTAAATTCTATTTCTTACGAAAATCAATATACAGTAAGAGTAAAACCAATCCCTCACCTTCATGTTGCCTAACCGCTTTGTTCGATCATGAACTAACAATCTCTTGATGAGGTCTCTGTAAACATTATTTATATCACAAATAGTCACGTGTCACGACGAGCTACAACAACTGACTTCGCAACTGGTTCCATATGCCGTGGCCAGTCGATGTTCCCAGCGAGAATCTTCTCATATATTCCAAATGGATTATCATCAAAGAATGGAGGATATCTATACAAAACGTGTTACAGCAAACGTAAAGCAATCAGAGGCCGTGTTTATAAAGCACGaggcatacagacaaacagacacaagcagacatacaAAATATAAAGAAATTAGAGGCAAACACGTATGGAAGCAGACAggcacgtgacacacacaaactagcATATACATGTCCAACAGGGAACGACCTGACTACTGATCAGACACTCACCCTGCCAGCATTTCGTAAATGAGAATTCCGAGTGCCCACCAATCCACCCCTTTCCCGTGCCCTTTACTTTGTATAATTTCAGGTGCAAGATACTCTGGAGTAccacacaaagtccacgtccTGCCAAAACACAAGTCATCCCACCCGTCTCGTCAATACATCACTCACATGACCAACCTGTCAgacaatttcttagcaaaacCAAAGTCTGTGATCTTCATGTGTCCATCTTTGTCTAATAGCAAATTCTCAGGCTTGAGATCTCTATATACGATGCTTCTAGCATGAAGATACTCTAATGCTGAAACTATCTCTGCAGCATAAAATCGACTAGTTGCTGTGTTGAATCTCTGAGCTGTTCTCAGATACGTAAATAGCTCTCCTCCAGGGACGTACTCCAATAGCATGTACAAAAAGGCCTCATCGTGATGTGACCAATACCTAAATATATGTGATCTCACACTATTCaataagacacacacacacacacacacacacacacacacacacacacacacacacacacacacacacacacactgtgagcagtaaagtagacagacagacagacagacgaacaaatggatggacagacagacagacagacagacaaacagacagacaaatggatggacagacag from Corticium candelabrum chromosome 21, ooCorCand1.1, whole genome shotgun sequence encodes the following:
- the LOC134196415 gene encoding uncharacterized protein LOC134196415, whose translation is MTMSDVANGFYRGDGNDDTLLEPDLDAIEKDHLARTKNIMKAMDPVLAERIMPAVASVSDEETAATTIQAHYRGYLARKQYVSRLYKQFEQDEQERLMKQLQQVEEGELLVEMHRLKVEVEEDQIKRHNRDLRLNTHVIRIQRTWREYKRRKTALNQSNEMIAEETTDKRISVRTSDRSVELGNKEHEQTERDSVIERHEQVAENHMEPSENSQEEMEHSMVNDGFPLVESSMLDSTTRQERSHSQDDSHGNDSPTMIFDVKVSNQDNLLYSENTSFAISSSNRSEDVLPSQRYPLKPPSFSELENDVDEELLAVQNEDEDEDGPDLDHASHRHSSLSPTEMLTLGWAATEMKLEALDATEALTDRHFMSVCDPNRVSTTSEDIAGGNGSPKPDSMLSKCHRQTGLQLVFVDDDMLESSGEETGRSPLQDDTRQQIELERRNVQGEMACSNRNVSEVRCDERREIETTIVEEKAELVQEETQNERLDRMEMRANPFHSDSASPVLSPLSSVAASALFSDEQEKGRETASQSIHSRILTSREQFEQRRSKPLKRQALKQLTLVQLICIVQNLQAQIEGASEALVEGLVERDEQKTKQDSLNAKSGELTRQARETHSNEQQAQQAANLSKKRWWKKQRQGAENTSK
- the LOC134196435 gene encoding cAMP-dependent protein kinase catalytic subunit PRKX-like, whose amino-acid sequence is MAEKVASHDETAAASKAAGYNGRVYSLSTLQLMSTVGTGTFGRVVLVKDKGSSDYMALKVMNIGEVVRLKQVQHVQNEKSILMSIDHPFIVGMYWSHHDEAFLYMLLEYVPGGELFTYLRTAQRFNTATSRFYAAEIVSALEYLHARSIVYRDLKPENLLLDKDGHMKITDFGFAKKLSDRTWTLCGTPEYLAPEIIQSKGHGKGVDWWALGILIYEMLAGYPPFFDDNPFGIYEKILAGNIDWPRHMEPVAKDLIKRLLVHDRTKRLGNMKNGAEDVRKHKFFREIENWDVVPQRKLKAPIVPRVEHAGDTRNFDQYQEDEWYKAPPVALKLQQMFKDF